The following proteins are encoded in a genomic region of Stegostoma tigrinum isolate sSteTig4 chromosome 2, sSteTig4.hap1, whole genome shotgun sequence:
- the LOC132211003 gene encoding uncharacterized protein LOC132211003: MLPDPAGFLQQFLLLFRFPLSAVLCFTFFLFSVQEEAVGPQCHFIMTETMATDDNWLQEEEHLYRVFKRNGYPKSRIGCYLRDRSKQEDTTRPDSLFTLQYIKDISEMTTRLLRSLGIRVAHKPTTTLRLLLTNIKDPIPKTGVIYEIPCKDCEKHYIGQTGRKLTTLIHKHQLATKRHDQFSLVWLNMDKEGHEFDLDNTSIIAKPNRDRKFLELGILIRTPSTTTLN; encoded by the exons ATGCTGCCGGATCCCGCTGGgttcctccaacaatttctgcttttgttcagatttccattatccgcagttctttgttttaccttTTTCTTGTTTTCTGTGCAGGAAGAGGCCGTTGGTCCTCAATGCCATTTTATCATGACTGAAACCATGGCAACTGATGACAACTG GTTGCAGGAAGAGGAGCACCTGtacagagtcttcaaaaggaatggatacccgaaaagcaGAATCGGCTGTTACCTCCGAGACAGATCaaaacaggaagacacaacacgaccaGACTCACTATTCACCCTAcaatacatcaaggacatttcagagatgaccacaagacttctcagatccctaggtatcagggttgcccacaaaccaacaaccaccctacgactgctactgacgaacataaaggatcccatacccaaaactggtgtaatatacgaaataccatgcaaggactgtgagaaacactatataggccaaactggaagaaaactgacaacactgatacacaaacaccaactagccaccaagaggcatgaccaattctcacttgtctggctaaacatggacaaagaggggCACGAATTTGacttggacaacacatccattatCGCAAAGCCAAACAGAGACCGGAAATTCTTGGAGCTTGGTATTCTAATCAGAACTCCGTCAACAaccacattgaattag